In Streptomyces ambofaciens ATCC 23877, a single genomic region encodes these proteins:
- a CDS encoding VWA domain-containing protein produces the protein MITRTRLAAGACALVAALAAGIALPAGAAAGEPAGEDAPKVDLVLDVSGSMRTRDIDGGTRMAAAKQAFNEVLDATPEEVRLGIRTLGADYRGDDRRTGCKDTARLYPVGPLDRTEAKTAVATLAPTGWTPIGPALLAAADDLDGGDGSKRIVLISDGEDTCAPLDPCEVAREIAAKGIGLTIDTLGLVPNATMRQQLSCIAEATGGTYTSIEHTDELTDRVNQLVDRAADPVVTPVATEGADVCTKAPTLESGLYTDREEFGQQRWYRVDVLPGQELRASVSVGADRAVNPSYGVLLRAVTVHGREIVRGEAAGEGRTDVISAGLRYPKADRDDADADKPAAETVCLQVTHSFSAAEDVKSTPGLPLELTVDVVEGPGDADDVASFGLGRGWWLLGVLVLAGFLAGLLWGWLSRWRFAVWRTN, from the coding sequence ATGATCACAAGAACACGGCTGGCGGCGGGTGCCTGTGCCCTGGTCGCCGCGCTGGCGGCCGGGATCGCCCTCCCGGCCGGGGCGGCCGCCGGTGAACCCGCCGGCGAGGACGCGCCGAAGGTCGACCTGGTGCTCGACGTCAGCGGTTCGATGCGGACGCGGGACATCGACGGCGGCACGCGGATGGCCGCGGCGAAGCAGGCGTTCAACGAGGTGCTCGACGCGACGCCCGAGGAGGTCCGGTTGGGCATCCGGACCCTGGGCGCCGACTATCGGGGCGACGACCGCAGGACCGGCTGCAAGGACACCGCGCGGCTCTACCCGGTCGGACCGCTGGACCGTACCGAGGCCAAGACGGCGGTGGCCACGCTGGCGCCCACCGGCTGGACGCCGATCGGTCCCGCGCTGCTGGCGGCGGCCGACGACCTCGACGGCGGTGACGGTTCCAAGCGCATCGTGCTGATCAGCGACGGCGAGGACACCTGCGCCCCGCTCGACCCGTGCGAGGTGGCCCGCGAGATCGCCGCCAAGGGCATCGGGCTGACCATCGACACGCTGGGCCTGGTCCCCAACGCCACGATGCGGCAGCAGCTCAGCTGCATCGCCGAGGCGACCGGCGGGACGTACACCTCCATCGAGCACACCGACGAACTCACCGATCGCGTGAACCAGTTGGTGGACCGCGCGGCCGACCCGGTGGTGACGCCGGTCGCCACCGAGGGCGCCGACGTCTGCACGAAGGCGCCGACGCTGGAGTCGGGTCTGTACACCGACCGCGAGGAGTTCGGGCAGCAGCGCTGGTACCGGGTGGACGTGCTGCCCGGGCAGGAGTTGCGCGCCTCGGTGAGCGTGGGCGCCGACCGTGCCGTGAACCCGTCCTACGGCGTGCTGCTGCGGGCGGTCACGGTGCACGGCCGGGAGATCGTCCGCGGTGAGGCCGCGGGCGAGGGCCGTACGGACGTGATCTCCGCGGGGCTGCGCTATCCGAAGGCCGACCGCGACGACGCGGACGCGGACAAGCCGGCCGCGGAGACCGTGTGTCTCCAGGTCACCCACTCCTTCTCCGCCGCCGAGGACGTGAAGAGCACGCCCGGGCTGCCGCTGGAGCTGACCGTCGACGTCGTGGAAGGACCGGGCGACGCCGACGACGTGGCCTCCTTCGGCCTCGGACGCGGCTGGTGGCTGCTCGGCGTGCTGGTGCTCGCCGGCTTCCTCGCCGGCCTGCTGTGGGGCTGGCTGTCGCGCTGGCGGTTCGCGGTCTGGAGGACCAACTGA
- a CDS encoding winged helix-turn-helix transcriptional regulator has translation MPPRRSYDQYCSAARALDAVGDRWTLLIVRELLAGPRRYTDLHADLPGVSTDVLASRLREMEQGGLATRRRLPPPGAAYVYELTPRGSGLLPVLEALGAWGAGELGERRPTDAVRAHWFALPLRRALREAGAGEEVVEVGLDEGEFHLYAGTDGQGPVYGDGPAPQGAGARIVLDALTCAALGRGELSLRDAVRDGRVEVTGEGTTAKALREG, from the coding sequence ATGCCACCTCGCCGAAGCTACGACCAGTACTGTTCCGCCGCCCGCGCGCTCGACGCCGTCGGCGACCGCTGGACCCTGCTGATCGTCCGGGAGCTCCTCGCCGGTCCGCGGCGCTACACCGACCTGCACGCCGACCTGCCCGGCGTCAGCACGGACGTACTCGCCTCGCGGCTCAGGGAGATGGAGCAGGGCGGGCTGGCGACCCGGCGGCGGCTGCCCCCGCCGGGAGCGGCGTACGTCTACGAACTGACCCCGCGCGGAAGCGGATTGCTGCCGGTGCTGGAGGCGCTCGGCGCGTGGGGCGCCGGCGAGCTGGGCGAGCGGCGCCCCACGGACGCCGTGCGGGCGCACTGGTTCGCGCTGCCGCTGCGGCGCGCCCTGCGGGAGGCGGGGGCCGGCGAGGAGGTCGTCGAGGTCGGGCTCGACGAGGGGGAGTTCCACCTGTACGCGGGGACGGACGGACAGGGGCCGGTGTACGGCGACGGGCCCGCACCCCAAGGGGCCGGTGCCCGGATCGTGTTGGACGCCCTGACCTGCGCGGCCCTCGGCCGCGGTGAGCTGAGCCTGCGGGACGCGGTGCGGGACGGCCGGGTCGAGGTGACCGGCGAGGGCACGACGGCCAAGGCGCTCCGCGAGGGCTGA
- a CDS encoding HipA family kinase: protein MLRSVSATRYVTPLHSGGSVPGVVEADDLGTYVVKFTGSAQGRKALVAEVIVGELARELGLRVPELVLAHFDPGIAADEPHQEVRDLLDASAGLNLGMDYLSGGADLTPELAQDFSVGSGEAGRVVWLDALTVNVDRTVHSSNLMVWPTLGVAPARLWLIDHGAALVFHHRWDASAPEKAYDFRHHALGRYAPDVRSADAELAPKVTEELLREVVARVPDDWLTCEAGFDTPGEVRDAYVGYLSARVRASRDWLPTDFPSREELAAENAARAARTRRGRPDWLKRVPDLHGKPSAAPDWSRHLS from the coding sequence ATGCTGAGGAGTGTCAGCGCGACACGCTATGTCACGCCCCTGCACTCGGGCGGCTCCGTCCCCGGTGTCGTCGAGGCGGACGACCTGGGGACCTACGTCGTCAAGTTCACCGGTTCCGCACAGGGCCGCAAGGCGCTGGTGGCCGAGGTGATCGTCGGGGAGCTGGCCCGTGAGCTGGGGCTTCGGGTGCCCGAGCTGGTCCTCGCCCACTTCGACCCCGGGATCGCCGCCGACGAGCCGCACCAGGAGGTGCGGGACCTGCTGGACGCGAGCGCGGGGCTCAACCTCGGCATGGACTACCTGTCGGGCGGCGCCGACCTGACGCCGGAGCTGGCGCAGGACTTCTCCGTCGGCTCCGGGGAAGCCGGCCGCGTCGTCTGGCTGGACGCCCTCACCGTGAACGTCGACCGGACCGTGCACAGCTCCAACCTCATGGTCTGGCCCACCCTCGGCGTCGCGCCCGCGCGCCTGTGGCTCATCGACCACGGCGCGGCCCTGGTCTTCCACCACCGCTGGGACGCCTCCGCGCCGGAGAAGGCCTACGACTTCCGCCACCACGCCCTGGGCCGGTACGCGCCGGACGTCCGGTCGGCCGACGCCGAGCTGGCGCCGAAGGTGACGGAGGAACTGCTGCGCGAGGTGGTGGCGCGGGTGCCGGACGACTGGCTGACCTGCGAGGCCGGCTTCGACACCCCGGGGGAGGTCAGGGACGCCTACGTGGGCTACCTGTCCGCGCGGGTGCGCGCCTCGCGCGACTGGCTGCCCACCGACTTCCCGTCCCGCGAGGAGCTCGCCGCCGAGAACGCCGCCCGCGCGGCCCGTACGCGGCGCGGGCGCCCCGACTGGCTCAAGCGCGTCCCCGACCTGCACGGCAAGCCCTCCGCCGCGCCGGACTGGTCCCGGCACCTGTCCTGA
- a CDS encoding IucA/IucC family protein — translation MHRPPVAEAEVADELASVRPDLVARFAAELPGARAAVLSRLWRAFAHEPMPWIADREPAGEELVLRLRDGRRLTGPAADPYRTGPYVRVVRLDGVAYDDPARLMTELGVPHAAGFAAELGHSAASLALSYAGREDHPDEWPRSDWAWEQRVVDGHPYHPNCRSRPGFSVAEQLAYGPEHGPVVGLGLVPVPATGCLVTGAWPRELRDGSRLLLPVHPWQAAHVLRRPCEGRLAAHPLMSLRTLAVPGGPHVKTALSARLTSSVRDISVASVAASATLSSFGEELAARMDGLLHVTRTLGAATAHSPDLAAVLRESPRDHAAAGEHVVPVAALATTGLPRSPRWTAALARLALVVGLRALELGVALEAHGQNLLAVLSATGEPLRLVYRDLADIRVSPARLARHGVRTPELPSRMLTDDPDALRRKLFGSLVGGALASVAGSGAALRDALGAAVRELPRTPDVVALCEAPLPVKALTLMRTSPGGSGDQWARLPNPLHWK, via the coding sequence GTGCACCGTCCCCCCGTCGCCGAGGCCGAGGTCGCCGACGAGCTGGCGTCCGTCCGCCCCGATCTCGTGGCCCGGTTCGCGGCCGAGCTGCCCGGCGCCCGCGCGGCGGTGCTCTCCCGGCTCTGGCGTGCGTTCGCCCACGAGCCGATGCCGTGGATCGCGGACCGGGAGCCGGCCGGGGAGGAACTCGTCCTGCGCCTTCGGGACGGCCGACGGCTGACCGGCCCGGCGGCGGATCCGTACCGCACGGGCCCGTACGTACGCGTCGTGCGGCTGGACGGGGTCGCGTACGACGATCCGGCGCGGCTGATGACCGAGCTCGGCGTACCGCACGCCGCGGGGTTCGCCGCCGAACTCGGGCACAGTGCCGCGTCGCTGGCGCTGTCGTACGCGGGCCGGGAGGATCACCCGGACGAGTGGCCCCGGAGCGACTGGGCCTGGGAGCAGCGGGTGGTGGACGGGCATCCCTACCACCCCAACTGCCGTTCCCGGCCCGGCTTCTCGGTGGCCGAGCAGCTGGCGTACGGGCCCGAGCACGGGCCCGTGGTGGGGCTCGGCCTGGTGCCGGTACCGGCGACGGGATGCCTGGTGACGGGGGCGTGGCCGCGGGAGCTGCGGGACGGCTCGCGGCTCTTGCTGCCGGTGCACCCGTGGCAGGCCGCGCACGTGCTGCGGCGCCCGTGCGAGGGACGGCTCGCCGCGCATCCGCTCATGTCCCTGCGTACGCTCGCCGTGCCCGGCGGACCGCACGTCAAGACCGCGCTGAGCGCCCGGCTGACGTCCTCGGTGCGGGACATCTCGGTCGCCTCCGTCGCCGCGTCGGCGACCCTGTCGTCGTTCGGTGAGGAGCTGGCGGCGCGCATGGACGGCCTGCTCCACGTGACCCGCACACTGGGCGCGGCCACCGCCCACTCCCCCGACCTGGCCGCCGTACTGCGCGAGTCGCCGCGGGACCACGCGGCCGCGGGTGAGCACGTCGTCCCGGTGGCGGCGCTGGCGACCACCGGACTGCCCCGCTCGCCGCGGTGGACGGCCGCCCTGGCCCGTCTCGCGCTCGTCGTGGGCCTGCGCGCGCTGGAGCTGGGTGTGGCTCTGGAGGCGCACGGCCAGAACCTCCTCGCGGTGCTGTCCGCGACGGGCGAACCGCTGCGCCTGGTCTACCGCGACCTGGCCGACATCCGGGTCTCGCCGGCCCGCCTGGCCCGCCACGGCGTCCGGACACCCGAACTGCCCTCCCGCATGCTCACGGACGACCCGGACGCCCTGCGCCGCAAGTTGTTCGGGTCGCTGGTGGGGGGCGCGCTGGCGTCGGTCGCGGGCTCGGGTGCGGCGTTGCGGGACGCCCTGGGGGCGGCCGTGCGCGAACTGCCCCGTACGCCGGACGTCGTGGCCCTGTGCGAGGCACCGCTGCCGGTCAAGGCGCTGACGCTGATGCGCACTTCGCCCGGCGGCAGCGGGGACCAGTGGGCGCGGCTGCCCAATCCGCTGCACTGGAAGTGA
- a CDS encoding pyridoxal phosphate-dependent aminotransferase, which yields MEFRQSNKLSEVCYEIRGPVIEQANALEEAGHSVLRLNTGNPALFGFEAPEEIVQDMIRMLPQAHGYTDSRGVLSARRAVAQRYQALGLEVGVDDVFLGNGVSELVSMAVQALLEDGDEVLIPAPDFPLWTAVTTLAGGKAVHYLCDEQAEWYPDLADMESKITDRTKAVVLINPNNPTGAVYPKEIVEGILDLARRHGLMVFADEIYDQILYDDAVHHSAAALAPDLVVLTFCGLSKTYRVAGFRSGWLVVTGPRQHARDYLEGLTMLASMRLCANAPAQYAIQAALGGRQSIRELTAPGGRLREQRDVAWEKLNEIPGVSCVKPKGALYAFPRIDPKVHPIHDDERFVLDLLLREKIQVVQGTGFNWPGTDHFRILTLPHADDLEAAIGRIGRFLGGYRQ from the coding sequence ATGGAGTTCCGGCAGTCGAACAAGCTCAGCGAGGTCTGTTACGAGATCCGCGGCCCGGTCATCGAGCAGGCCAACGCGCTGGAGGAGGCGGGGCACAGCGTGCTGCGCCTGAACACCGGCAACCCCGCGCTCTTCGGTTTCGAGGCGCCGGAGGAGATCGTCCAGGACATGATCCGCATGCTCCCGCAGGCGCACGGCTACACCGACTCGCGGGGCGTCCTCTCCGCCCGCCGGGCCGTCGCCCAGCGCTACCAGGCCCTCGGCCTGGAGGTCGGCGTCGACGACGTCTTCCTCGGCAACGGCGTCTCCGAGCTCGTCTCCATGGCCGTCCAGGCCCTGCTGGAGGACGGCGACGAGGTACTGATCCCCGCCCCCGACTTCCCCCTCTGGACGGCGGTGACCACCCTCGCGGGCGGCAAGGCCGTGCACTACCTGTGCGACGAACAGGCGGAGTGGTACCCGGACCTCGCGGACATGGAGTCCAAGATCACCGACCGCACGAAGGCGGTCGTCCTCATCAACCCGAACAACCCCACCGGGGCCGTCTACCCCAAGGAGATCGTCGAGGGCATCCTCGACCTCGCCCGCCGGCACGGCCTGATGGTGTTCGCCGACGAGATCTACGACCAGATCCTGTACGACGACGCCGTCCACCACTCGGCCGCCGCCCTCGCCCCCGACCTGGTCGTCCTGACCTTCTGCGGCCTGTCGAAGACCTACCGGGTGGCGGGCTTCCGTTCCGGCTGGCTGGTGGTCACCGGGCCGCGGCAGCACGCACGCGACTACCTCGAGGGCCTGACCATGCTGGCCTCCATGCGCCTGTGCGCCAACGCGCCCGCGCAGTACGCCATCCAGGCCGCGCTCGGCGGCCGGCAGTCCATCCGCGAGCTGACCGCGCCGGGCGGCAGGCTGCGCGAGCAGCGCGACGTCGCCTGGGAGAAGCTGAACGAGATCCCGGGCGTCTCCTGCGTGAAGCCCAAGGGGGCGCTGTACGCCTTCCCGCGCATCGATCCCAAGGTGCACCCGATCCACGACGACGAGCGGTTCGTCCTGGACCTGCTGCTGCGCGAGAAGATCCAGGTGGTCCAGGGCACCGGCTTCAACTGGCCGGGCACCGACCACTTCCGCATCCTCACCCTGCCCCACGCGGACGACCTGGAGGCCGCCATCGGCCGGATCGGCCGCTTCCTGGGCGGGTACCGGCAGTGA
- a CDS encoding IucA/IucC family protein codes for MERVDFLPPPAGADAALRDDVAERADAYAAVPLLNCLLREVAEPLPDTGARPVYRLPGGRLLRVRAGRRPAEPEVYAAGGWHRAGHTELVKLVAEELRRHTGLPNHELPTEMTDSRDAVAALLTARARATPPDDPYVRSEQSLLTGHTHHPAPKARGGGPHADWLPYAPETHARFPLALLAVREDTVVDEGDTTALDALGEAPPGYRMLPAHPWQLRLASAALAPAFADGRIVRLGTTGFPVWPTAAVRTVYAPEYLPGRDLFLKFSLDVRITNDIRRLWRHDLLRLRRTDTAVSEAFDVIGPPAAWLADRGHRTTDFAFEELAVVVRDGLRGRVLPGATPLLAAALVEGFPGNPLERTADPAAWWEAYLAAVVPPVLTAFADDGVVLEAHLQNTLVAVDAAGTPAQALFRDAEGVKLLPETSRAAGWERLVYCLVVNHLCEIAGALAEHHPGLDPWPAARRALARHDLPEIPALLASPTLPGKTNLLLRWTGADGADARYRPLPNPLREP; via the coding sequence GTGGAACGCGTGGATTTCCTGCCCCCGCCCGCCGGCGCCGACGCCGCACTCCGGGACGACGTCGCCGAACGCGCCGACGCCTACGCCGCGGTACCGCTGCTGAACTGTCTGCTGCGCGAAGTGGCCGAACCGCTTCCGGACACCGGCGCCCGGCCGGTGTACCGGCTCCCCGGCGGCAGACTGCTGCGGGTGCGCGCGGGCCGGCGGCCCGCCGAGCCGGAGGTGTACGCGGCGGGCGGATGGCATCGCGCCGGCCACACCGAACTGGTGAAACTCGTCGCGGAGGAACTGCGCCGGCACACCGGGCTGCCCAACCACGAACTGCCCACCGAGATGACCGACAGCCGCGACGCGGTGGCGGCGCTGCTGACGGCCCGTGCGCGGGCGACCCCGCCGGACGACCCGTACGTCCGCTCCGAGCAGTCCCTGCTCACCGGTCACACCCACCACCCCGCCCCCAAGGCGCGCGGCGGCGGCCCGCACGCCGACTGGCTCCCGTACGCGCCCGAGACGCACGCCCGCTTCCCGCTGGCGCTGCTGGCCGTGCGCGAGGACACGGTCGTCGACGAGGGCGACACCACCGCCCTGGACGCCCTCGGCGAAGCCCCGCCCGGCTACCGGATGCTGCCCGCCCACCCCTGGCAGCTCCGGCTGGCCTCGGCCGCCCTGGCCCCGGCCTTCGCCGACGGGCGGATCGTCCGGCTCGGCACCACCGGCTTCCCCGTCTGGCCGACGGCCGCGGTCCGCACGGTGTACGCCCCCGAGTACCTTCCGGGGCGCGACCTGTTCCTCAAGTTCAGCCTCGACGTCCGCATCACCAACGACATCCGGCGCCTGTGGCGTCACGACCTGCTGAGGCTGCGCCGCACCGACACGGCGGTCAGCGAGGCCTTCGACGTCATCGGCCCCCCGGCGGCCTGGCTCGCCGACCGCGGGCACCGCACCACGGACTTCGCCTTCGAGGAACTGGCCGTCGTCGTGCGCGACGGACTGCGCGGCCGCGTCCTGCCCGGCGCGACCCCGCTGCTCGCCGCCGCGCTGGTCGAAGGCTTCCCGGGCAACCCGCTGGAGCGCACCGCGGACCCGGCGGCCTGGTGGGAGGCGTACCTGGCCGCCGTCGTCCCGCCCGTGCTGACCGCCTTCGCCGACGACGGGGTGGTCCTGGAGGCACACCTGCAGAACACACTGGTCGCGGTGGACGCGGCCGGGACACCGGCGCAGGCCCTGTTCCGGGACGCCGAGGGCGTGAAGCTGCTGCCGGAGACCTCCCGGGCGGCCGGCTGGGAACGGCTGGTCTACTGCCTGGTCGTCAACCACCTCTGCGAGATCGCCGGTGCCCTGGCCGAGCACCACCCGGGCCTCGACCCCTGGCCCGCCGCGCGCCGCGCCCTGGCCCGGCACGACCTGCCCGAGATCCCCGCCCTCCTCGCCTCGCCCACCCTCCCCGGCAAGACCAACCTCCTGCTCCGCTGGACGGGCGCGGACGGCGCCGACGCCCGCTACCGGCCGCTGCCCAATCCACTGCGGGAGCCGTGA